The Branchiostoma lanceolatum isolate klBraLanc5 chromosome 3, klBraLanc5.hap2, whole genome shotgun sequence DNA segment tcaaatgaaaatacaaataaaaatgtaaaaacaggTATTTTCAAACCCTGCCATTCGTTACTGAAGTTTGTTTGGATTTGTAGCAACGACATTCGGTGTTCTAGAGACCTTGAAACGATGATGATTTTTCTGggtatatcatatacataatcatcgccatcatcaccatcaccaccatcatcatcatcatcatcatcatcatcatcatcatcatcatcatcatcatcatcatcatcatcatcatcatcatcatcatcatcatcatcatcatcatcatcatcatcatcgtcatcatcaccatcatcaccatcatcaccatcatcatcatcatcgtcatcaataCCATCGTCATcaataccatcatcatcaccagacagagagacagggacAGAGAGCGACAGAGCGAGAGACAGAGCGAGAGAAatacagaaagagagagaatgGGATTTGCAAGTgcagaaccccccccccccccgcgccTACCTAAGTGGCAGCTCCTGACGTCTATGAGCCCGTCCTGCAGACAGCCGTCCCCGCAGTAGCAGGAGTTGTCGGGGTCGTGCCGGCCGCTGCGCAGCTCCTCCTGCGGGAGGATGTAGCGGTACACGGGGACGCCGCCCACCGCCCGCGGCCCTTCGTACGACAGGTAGGCCGATCTGGGACGGGGGAAGGTCGGGTTAGTACGGAGAGGGTGCAGCGGTACACCGGGACGGGAAGGTCGGGTTAGTACGGAGAGGGTGTAGCGGTACACCGGGACGGGAAGGTCGGGTTAGTACGGAGAGGGTGTAGCGGTACACCGGGACGGGAAGGTCGGGTTAGTACGGAGAGGGTGCAGCGGTACACCGGGACGGTCGGGTTAGTACGGAGATGGTGTAGCGGTACACGGGGACGCCGCCCACCGCCCGCGGCCCTTCGTACGACAGTTACGCCGATACGGAATGAATGCCGACAACTCCGGTTTGATAGATCAAAATTGTTTACTAGGTTTGTGTTTAAGCTTTAGCTGCAAAGTCGACAACGTAAGTGTGGGTCAGAAAGTGCGACGTGTAGGacgtttttcttattttgcaaaACGACAGACGTAGTTTGGAAAGATGAATGTATACAATTATTAGACGCATTTCCTTCTTACATACCACGTGTATTGCAATATTGAAGCGACAATGGAAAAATAACACATATCTTACCTACAATGTAACATACCTGCACAAGTCGGATACGAAGATGTACAGCCGTTTGTCTCTGTCTTTTATTGGCGGGAACATTATTCCCTCTGGGATATGAATAAAGCACAAACAATAGACAACAATTATATAAAAgaagcacgtcggcagaacgtaagtgTAAATATACATAAGAAGTACTAACGCAAATTCAAATGAGCTTGTGTGTGAAAAAATAGTTTGTTTCGTATGAACAGTACCTGTGCCGTTTACTTTGCCGCAGGGGCGCCTCCAGTACGGTAGGTGCCTGTGGAAGAAACAGCAGACATTAGACCTTCTCTTCATGTAGGATAGGGGAACAgaaaatgaacataaaaatAGGCGCCACAGGTAAGCTGTGTCCATTTCGAAACCAAATGAAATGCTAAACTCAGAAGACGTGAAAAATGTGCAAATGTTAGAGCGCATCATCAACTAAAACCGCGATATCATTCTCTAATACGTAActaaaatcaaggaggtttaataatgTCTTGTCATGATTTTagttatatattttttcatatcTTCTGTATGATTTTCCTTATACTATGTCTCTTCTAAGTTATGTGCTGTATTGATGTAGGACCACAGAAAGAATAGCTGATTTTGATTGACGCTAATTGTTTGTCCAAATATAGTCAAAGTACCTACGTCATCCCGTTCCACTGGTAGATGTAGGCGAACTTCCCCGGTTCTGCCAGTCCGGTGAACACCGTGTATACACCGTCGGTGGAGTTCGTCTTTTGctgcagaaaaaacaacaacatattgcTGCACACATTAGAATATGGAAATTTATAAGCTACTTAACTGCATTACCTAAAGCCTTCAATTTTGATTTATCACATATAATGCATCACAAtgcacatgcgcacttcaaACCACGAACTCGCTTATTATTGGCGTAGCTTATTCGCGTAGCCAAGACCATTGCATACGCGCCACTAGCAATTTTGTCAGGGTACTAGTGAGCAGTGATATGATCTCAGCAAGTGGCATTCTTGCTTCTTTAACTTACATTTAGCCAAATCTCGAACATGTCGTCGTTGTGTGGATTGTATGATTTCAGCCAAAATGTGATTATTTTCTAAGTTCTAGTACCCTACGTGTGGTAATCAGCAAATTTGAAATGATCTCAGTAAGTGGCATTCTTTCTCTCCTTTCACTCACGTTTAACCGCATCCCAAACTTGTCGTCCTTTTGTGGCTTTGATGATTTCAGCCGAAAGGTGATTCCAttccaaccctaaccctacgtCGAGTATAATCAGCTACTTTTCGATAATCTCGGTAAagccccctccctcccccctcacttgccggcgtcgctgcgtcctaaactggatttgtgttacccttgactttataatgggaatatcattcaaaacgtgcacgtatgaccaaaaagacaacaaagctcaaaaagattcgttttttgtcgatgaaattcgttttgtgctttgtcaattcaatcggccgcagcgacgccaacGCCGGCGTGCCGCTGGTCCAGCGAGGGGGGGCTTAAGTGATATTTCTCCTTTCTCTCACGTTTAGCCAGATCCCGAACTTGTCGTCCTTAACGAGCGCCGGTGCGAACCTCTGCGCGGCGGCCAGCAGCGGCTCGGGGTAGCCCCAGACCAGCCCGGCGACCGTGCGGCGGAAGAAGAGTGGCTCCCCGCCCAGAAGCAGGGCCAGCGACGCCGCGTCTTTTATCAGGGTCCCCTGCGTCTTCAACAACCACGAGATCGCCTTAAAGGatgaatattgaaaaaaacaagactttTGTTTGCAAGTTCTTACCCGATGGCAAATAAGTATACAGAAAACGTTTGCAGACAGTGCATGATAGAAATGAGTAACAAGTGGAACGtcaatgtttgaaaaatcaCATTTGAAGCTTTATCTTTCTATGTCTTCTATGGCAATAGCGTCTTTTCCTTACTGCTAAAATACGGAACTCCCTTTCTGAGGAGCGTTTTccacacacatacgtacacgcataaactttcaaaacaaaatttaatgtacatCGCTATCTCCTAACCTCTTCAACTTAGCTCGGTGCCTAGTAGTGGCCAAGTTTGGCCATGCACCGAGCAATACCAGAAAAAAGAAGCTCTATTTGATAGTCCCCCACCATGGCCGGTATGTTGAGAGTCATGATGGTGTCGTTCTCCGACCCGACCGACATTTCCGGCACGAACTCGTACCGCTTCAGGTTCAAATACGAAATCGTGTCGTCATCGTTAAACTGGAGGCTCGTCTTGTTTCTGTACTCCCtgtagacaaacaaacaaacaataaacaaacaaaaatactgtAGCTTCGCCGTGTTCCAATGCTCTTTTGTTCATCCAAATGTGACGTTACGCTTATATCATTAGCACCCCTCACCATTATAATGAAGTGCACCCTCTGATCTGTAAGGGTAGTGTAAACGACCCCCTCCCTCCCAATCTGTATGTGCAGTGTATCCCCCTCCCTCCATCTCTTCCAGTCTTTGTGATTGTGCTTCACCTTTACATGTAAGTGTACGGTCCCCGCTGTTCCATTGCCCCCCGCTCCTTACCTGTAAGTGTACGGTCCCCGCTGTTCCACGATCACCCCCTTACCTGTAAGTGTACGGTCCCCGCTGTCCCACTGCCGCCCCCTTACCTGTAAGTGTACGGTGCCCGCTGTCCCACTGCCGCCCCCTTACCTGTAAGTGTACGGTCCCCGCTGTTCCACTGCCCCCTTACCTGTAAGTGTACGGTCCCCGCTGTTCCACAGCCCCCTTACCTGTAAGTGTACGGTCCCCGCTGTTCCAGTGCCCGTCCCCCTCCCCTTACCTGTAAGTGTACGGTCCCCGCTGTTCCACAGCCCCCTTACCTGTAAGTGTACGGTCCCCGCTGTTCCACAGCCCCCTCACCTGTAAGTGTACGGTCCCCGCTGTTCCACAGCCCCCTTACCTGTAAGTGTACGGTCCCCGTTGTTCCACGGCCGGTTTCCCTCCCTTCAGAACTTCGTCCACATTCAGGATGTCGAACAGGTAGAACTGCATGTAGATGGGGATGGGGATGTCCTTCCAGAAGTCAAAAATGAACGATCCCTTCTGGAGAACCATCATCTGAAGGAGAGGGGGAGAAGTTGGAAATGAAGTGTCCCTGCTGGAGAGCCGTCATTTACAGGAGAGTGATGATGAGAAGTTAAAAATGAGCGGTCCTCATCACGAGAACCACGTAGGAGGGGGATACAGGGAATCTACAAATGGGCGGTCTCTTCGGGAAAACCATCATCTGTTAGGGGGCAATGGATCGAAATGAACTAATCAGAAAGTTTAGCCTTCTCCAATACTTGTTCGATAAAGGACTCTTCAATGCAACTAAGATTCAAGATTCAAAgaagccgacgtttcggtgaccctctgcaATCTTCTTTAGGGCCATGATATAATTGtttctacttcgcactgcagctaggtgtcgctgctgcaatatgaagaatgcggtcccaaacgtgaataatatatttacaggtttgcgtagcaagacctttgttggatccgttggcatgtgtggtggccgccatcttgaattgtgacgacacagggtcgccataccattttattgggaggggtgttttggggggtcgctagcgatctctctatttttaacaaatcggcacac contains these protein-coding regions:
- the LOC136429154 gene encoding scavenger receptor class B member 1-like; translation: MARWVRCAGAVGLTCLVLGTLGLCLYNTLLYTFVTKMMVLQKGSFIFDFWKDIPIPIYMQFYLFDILNVDEVLKGGKPAVEQRGPYTYRGRQWDSGDRTLTGKGVIVEQRGPYTYREYRNKTSLQFNDDDTISYLNLKRYEFVPEMSVGSENDTIMTLNIPAMAISWLLKTQGTLIKDAASLALLLGGEPLFFRRTVAGLVWGYPEPLLAAAQRFAPALVKDDKFGIWLNQKTNSTDGVYTVFTGLAEPGKFAYIYQWNGMTHLPYWRRPCGKVNGTEGIMFPPIKDRDKRLYIFVSDLCRSAYLSYEGPRAVGGVPVYRYILPQEELRSGRHDPDNSCYCGDGCLQDGLIDVRSCHLGAPVVLSLPHFYLGNESLSRGVAGLRPNKMEHQIFLDVEPTTGVALAAARRTQINIIVSPVPHMRQASIKSNLIAQQL